Part of the Kitasatospora sp. NBC_00374 genome is shown below.
CGGTGGCCACCTCACCGGCGAGCACCATCCGCAGCAGCGCCGCGCCCATCCGCTCCTCGGCCTGCCGCAGCTCGCGCGAGCGCTCCAGGGTCAGGGTGAGCAGGGCGACGGCCGCGTTCAGGACGTAGCGCTCGGTCGGGGTGATCCGGTCCTCGGTGCCGACCGCGAGGAAGCCGCGGGCCCGGCGGTCGGCACCCAGCGACTGGACCACCACGTAGTCCTCGTCGGCGGTGTCGATCCCCGGGGACCTGCCCTGCAGCGCGGCGCTGGACGGCGCCGGTCTGCGGCGCAGCCGGTCCACCTCGGCGGCCAGCCGGCCCGCCCGGCGGGCCGCCCAGTCGGGGGCCACCGCGGAGAGCGCCCCGGAGCCGTCGTAGAGCGCGGCCCAGCCGCCGAGCCGGGCGGCGAGCCGGCGGACCACCGCGGTGGTGCCGTCCTTGCCGAGGGCGGCCCGGGTCAGCTCCTCCTGCGCCTCGAAGCTGGTGGTGACCGCCTCGTACTGCTCGGCGGCGAGTGCCGCGGAGACGGTCTTGGAGATCGCGATGAACGGCGTGGCCTCGGGCACCCGCAGCAGCGGGAGCCCGCGCTGCGCGGCCGCGTCGACCAGCGCCTGCGGCACCTCGGTGTGCGAGAGGCCGACGCCGAGCCCGAGGCCGACCACCCCGGCGTCGGCCAGCCGGTGGACGTACGCCTGCAGGCGGGCCGCGCTCTTGCCCAGCTTGATGCCGGTGGTGAGGAGGAGTTCGCCGCCCTCCAGGAAGGGCGTCGGATCGTCCAGCTCACTGGTGTGCACCCAGCGGACCGGCCGCTCCAGGTGGTCCGCGCCGGCGAGGACCGTGAGGTGGAGCGCGGTGTTGCGGACGACGGAGGCGAGTGTGGGGGGCATGGCACCTTCGATGGTTCGACCAGGCCGCGCCGTTGCGGCCGGGCGAGAGAGGGGTCTTCCCCCATTATGTACGGCCCGGACAAGCCGGAACGCCGAATCCACCGGACCGGAGTCACCGGCTCCGGACCGGCCCTGCCGAAATGGCCCGGTCCCGGGCTCAGCTGCGCAGATCGACCAGCAGCGGCGGCACCTGTTCCCCGGTCACCGTCGACAGCGAGATCACCGCGTGGCCGGTCGGCAGCGCGTGGGCCAGGTCCGAGGGCGACCAGCGGTGCCGTTCGACGTCCCGGGTGGTGACGCTCTGGGTCTGCGCGGCCGTCCCGGAGAGCGCCTTGCGCAGGGCCCGCCCCGACTTGCGGACCAGCCCGCCGGAGGTGTCCGGGGTGTGCGTGACGGCCGTCTCGGTGACCAGGTGGGTGCCCCAGGCCTCGGAGAACAGCTTGCCGTCCCAGGGCGCGATGCCCGGGAAGGCCATCCGGCAGCCGACCGCGCCGAACAGCGGCGCCCGCAGCCCCTCCGGCAGGTCGACCAGCGTGCGCAGCAGCAGTACGGCGCCCGCGTTGAGACCGCGCATCCGCTGCAGGCCGCGCACCGCGTGCTGGTCGATCGCGGCCGAGGCGTCGTCCACCACCAGGCCGGCGAACAGCTCGCGCTCCTCGCGCACCGCGGCGGCCTGCAGGAACTGGCCGACCACCAGGCGGGCCAGCATCCGGGCGGCCTCCGGGTGGCTGCGCTCGGGCAGCTTCACCCGGACCCGCAGCGGGTGGTCCAGGGCGCGCATCGCGAAGGCCGGCTTGGCGTCGG
Proteins encoded:
- a CDS encoding PucR family transcriptional regulator, giving the protein MPPTLASVVRNTALHLTVLAGADHLERPVRWVHTSELDDPTPFLEGGELLLTTGIKLGKSAARLQAYVHRLADAGVVGLGLGVGLSHTEVPQALVDAAAQRGLPLLRVPEATPFIAISKTVSAALAAEQYEAVTTSFEAQEELTRAALGKDGTTAVVRRLAARLGGWAALYDGSGALSAVAPDWAARRAGRLAAEVDRLRRRPAPSSAALQGRSPGIDTADEDYVVVQSLGADRRARGFLAVGTEDRITPTERYVLNAAVALLTLTLERSRELRQAEERMGAALLRMVLAGEVATARQVASGLFGGLPEGTIRVLVAGAAAGPEAAEALGELGDRAEQAGGKVGERLLVSREDGPHGPRLMVLALDNGAAHRACLGAVEEQEGLSLGVSAPAALEDAGTAYAQAERALAVAQRGGRRSVDHEEVGAGSLLPLLGEEAVTAFAEGLLRPLRDHDRTARGDLVASLRAWLSRHGQWDAAAADLGVHRHTLRYRMRRVEELLGRSLDDTDVRMELWLALRSGED